In the genome of Neodiprion pinetum isolate iyNeoPine1 chromosome 2, iyNeoPine1.2, whole genome shotgun sequence, one region contains:
- the Ppn gene encoding papilin isoform X7, which translates to MDRRRDWSLVLLIFILASHIPHAPASHHHIKLRHDRHRRQHGESYLPPHFVLDTDEQETGTWGSWSTPSSCSRSCGGGVAYQTRRCNDVDPDGTKRCTGAKKRFFSCNIRDCPEPANDFRAEQCAAYDKTPVNGVLYEWVPYTGASNKCELNCKPRRERFYYRLKFKVTDGTPCVSGQNDVCVEGKCMPVGCDMMLGSGAKEDKCRECGGDNSACDTFHGVVANDNLKIGYNDILLIPAGATNIAISELRPSNNYLAIRNSTGHYYLNGNRTIDFPRSFKFAGTVFRYERRPTEIMTADMVTALGPTNQTIYIVLLKQGKNVGVDYEYSISKRFSNSSDAESYTWVEEEFSDCSSTCGGGFQSRLVKCVRRGDNEEVDANLCDQQLEPVSNVSCGEEACPPEWVIGDWGPCSKACGLGGEQTREIKCEQIISGGIPSLVDDTRCLKTIGPKGIEIQECNKDVPCPQWHKGPWKPCDRLCGQGKERRKITCYKKVDGKIIVLPDSACPEERPESEKDCELRPCAGIDWVVSKWSGCDNKCGLTQETRTVSCVSLDDKIYPNEKCNPETKPELVRSCSAQEKCNYQWYATQWSECSVECGTGIATRKVFCATSDPELSCVTKVEDEKCDPSTRYNDTQECTAEVKECKGEWFSGPWSECSKPCGGGDKTRKVICMKDNKVVPSKDNCREDEFMLASDNCNEKACEQDQVIPEERGKPNAPTDIEEDEECEDYEDDEFISVNQDLGIQQSRNNDEIESSGSGLEDMMMSDDSNALPPIPGPLGDTTEHNDYFDEEGSGFGFSSSFTDDWNSSTTSNLDYGTETTNMYSSLETSTSDTSLESYGTSETINLDTKASTELDKGVSTKSTEQTISTKASVTSKSPVTTKPENPQPAVLPFEVAPPDVTEPPETTEKSTLPESTTLSAGISSSTRASDSSSTVETTEASDSTVVSSSDETKPSTTLEPSGSEMSSLSSQEASTSSEAGITNRTVSETTVSSDLDTSEESSTDATESTSPGTMESFGSNITLTSSSDKTSTDATVVSSTTDSLTPGKTSIDTTTVSSSEATASSDLTTIGSAGTETKESSESGTIESSGTHSTMSAGTVSTVSTSSETSVASTSDTTGTSETINLDTKASTELDKGVSTKSTEQTISTKASVTSKSPVTTKPENPQPAVLPFEVAPPDVTEPPETTEKSTLPESTTLSAGISSSTRASDSSSTVETTEASDSTVVSSSDETKPSTTLEPSGSEMSSLSSQEALTSSEAGITNRTVSETTVSSDLDTSEESSTNATESTSAGTMESFGSNITLTSSSDKTSTDATVLSSAGTTVTSDTTIKASTSSQIVVSTDSDTIKTSSTDITSARTIVSTSSETSVSDSDIKETFGTNTTMSASIISTALTSSETTVLSSSDTTESSSSESMEPLSSSTPVSSSFQTTELSGSETTESSIPDTSLSSGSETLESSTPDTSVSPSSEATLSSGSGGTVSASSTTMSQSTEFGITSITDGTVTGSTETSKQSTGTVTTTESDVTITYSETTVSGEIDITTESDITSDTTESGVTETDYDLDTTEQSHITEIFTVIGHSDQTLRRRLKCKPKKPKTCKTSPFGCCYDGVKPATGPFGRGCFIPKTCNETKYGCCPDGVSPATGKNNEGCPDSHCSDTLFGCCPDKVTPAEGNDYEGCEIPCNGTEFGCCLDGKTAAAGEDNFGCCNTTTYGCCPNGIEPASGPDGEGCEEGETTSTITTPAKETTTEITSEVTDEQTTYTPTTTTEIAKSCEGSKFGCCPNNETSATGENCEGCNIINAENCTASDYKCCPTACQNSKFGCCVDGLTPAHGPNMEGCCLTTLYGCCPDNIQNAKGPNLNGCGCQNSKYGCCPDNTTTALGSNNEGCGCEYAPHGCCPDRLNVAHGPDFEGCPCHTYQFGCCPDGISFAKGPLKQGCGCENTKFNCCSDGLTPAKGPNYAGCTCDVSKYGCCPDGIEEAQGENFEGCHRVLLSPAAICTLNEDKGPCMKWSVKWYYNVSNGMCQKFWYGGCEGNENRFHTQQECKNTCVEPKGRDVCFLPKVVGPCDGYYPTWYYDTDRKQCAQFIYGGCLGNANKFNSKEDCEELCVVPDDDDRCEQPNEPGPCEGNFTRWYFNAESSSCEEFNYGGCRGNENNFQTEISCKQQCVIPRLDRVRDVCNLEKEPGPCPGSLLRWYYDAKHKSCRQFVYGGCKGNGNKFRTYAACEQRCPHREQDSCLLPAIIGECFNYTQRWYYDSTEKHCRRFYYGGCGGNGNNFETEHDCIHRCESSSLMPAPTVDEFRREYCFLPENHGPCRMESVRWYYDSRSGICQQFYYGGCQSNGNNFGTVEECENRCGNVQDPCDLPAIVGPCRGSIRQYYYDRRTDMCHEFAFGGCQGNKNRFEDKKSCEQRCRKTTDATTLVTLPATPRTRVDPESSSCFAPLDFGPCRDNITAFYYDAESQTCQAFLYGGCEGNANRFQSLEQCERVCGSFRGQDVCNLPLDPGPCNGLFPRFFYDSKTRECHSFMYGGCLGNGNRFTFQYECESVCVHREEPPAPGNRTTYDNTAICLEPVNSGYYGGSGHYKRFYYDDERLDCIAFIYQGSGGNLNRFKSRESCLKTCSKTNEVGPEFKYPEDSCINAQKECNEIRCQYGMVARVDEQNCERCSCVDPCLPVKCQEGSKCVITSVLRGESAVYQGTCESLPTVTKPGMCPAVVNGASCQEECDSDAQCPEDLKCCPSSCGSSCLKPAAAVQPVPVQPVPTEPLPTPPPVPAVTTIPNSQLVPAVIEQPKEPKLRAEQGSYVIMKCVAIGNPRPVISWRRGVTLIDNSMGRHSINDDGSLQIVGLYSADAGIYTCTAHNRLAAPVRIQYELDITVPVKVNVTAEDGQFPVGSDFSILCNVYGYPIPTVQWYKDDRLIQTTEKIKIVEANRLSISYAQKNDSGKYRCEAANQYSSDSDSVDIVVSGIYIHPTCQDNLFLANCGLIVKGKFCHHPWYARFCCRSCTEAGQLPPRGPHLNETSRKRRSILSTP; encoded by the exons CACCACATAAAATTGAGACACGACAGGCACAGAAGACAGCATGGCGAAAGCTACCTGCCGCCGCACTTCGTCTTGGACACCGACGAGCAGGAGACGGGCACCTGGGGTTCGTGGTCTACACCAAGCTCCTGTTCACGTTCCTGCGGTGGAGGAGTTGCCTACCAAACGAGACGCTGTAACGACGTAGA tCCAGACGGGACGAAGAGGTGTACAGGGGCAAAGAAAAGGTTCTTCTCCTGCAACATTCGG GATTGTCCAGAGCCAGCTAACGACTTCAGGGCGGAACAATGTGCAGCGTACGACAAAACGCCAGTTAACGGTGTCTTGTACGA gTGGGTTCCTTACACTGGAGCGTCTAACAAATGCGAGTTGAACTGTAAACCGCGTCGCGAGAGATTTTACTACCGTCTCAAATTCAAGGTCACAGATGGTACACCCTGCGTCTCTGGTCAGAACGACGTTTGTGTCGAGGGTAAATGCATG CCTGTGGGATGCGACATGATGCTCGGCAGTGGTGCTAAGGAAGACAAATGCCGGGAATGCGGTGGAGACAATTCGGCCTGTGATACGTTTCACGGAGTAGTCGCTAATGACAATCTGAAAATTG GGTACAACGATATCTTACTGATACCCGCCGGTGCAACGAATATTGCTATCAGCGAGCTACGTCCGTCAAACAACTACTTGG CCATTAGGAACTCGACGGGTCATTATTATCTGAATGGAAATAGGACAATAGATTTTCCCCGAAGCTTTAAGTTTGCTGGCACCGTTTTTCGATATGAGAGAAGACCTACGGAAATTATGACTGCGGATATGGTCACTGCGCTGGGACCAACGAACCAGACAATTTACATTgtg TTGCTTAAACAAGGCAAAAACGTTGGCGTTGATTACGAGTACAGCATATCGAAAAGATTCTCGAACTCTTCGGACGCTGAGAGTTACACTTGGGTCGAAGAAGAGTTTTCCGATTGCAGTAGTACTTGTGGCGGAG GATTCCAGTCGAGGCTGGTCAAATGTGTCAGACGTGGTGATAACGAGGAAGTGGACGCCAATCTATGCGATCAGCAACTTGAACCAGTCAGCAACGTATCATGCGGCGAAGAGGCGTGTCCACCTGAATGGGTGATCGGGGATTGGGGTCCATGTAGTAAAGCCTGTGGACTTGGAGGAGAACAGACGCGAGAGATAAAGTGCGAGCAAATCATTTCCGGAGGTATTCCATCGCTTGTGGATGACACTCGTTGTTTGAAAACAATCGGACCTAAGGGCATTGAGATACAGGAATGTAACAAGGATGTTCCATGTCCGCAGTGGCACAAAGGCCCATGGAAACCT tGCGATCGCCTCTGTGGCCAAGGAAAGGAGAGGCGTAAAATAACTTGCTACAAAAAAGTAgacggaaaaataatcgtcCTACCTGATTCCGCCTGTCCGGAAGAGCGTCCGGAGAGTGAGAAGGATTGCGAATTGAGACCTTGTGCTGGGATTGATTGGGTCGTATCCAAATGGAGCGGT TGTGACAATAAATGCGGTCTTACTCAAGAGACTAGAACTGTAAGCTGTGTCTCATTGGACGATAAAATATATCCTAATGAAAAGTGTAACCCCGAAACGAAGCCTGAATTAGTCAGGAGTTGTTCGGCTCAAGAAAAGTGCAATTACCAATGGTATGCAACGCAGTGGAGCGAG TGCTCTGTAGAATGTGGCACTGGAATCGCAACTCGCAAAGTATTTTGTGCTACATCAGACCCTGAACTGAGTTGCGTAACAAAGgttgaagatgaaaaatgtgaTCCAAGTACAAGGTATAATGACACTCAAGAGTGCACTGCTGAGGTGAAAGAGTGCAAGGGTGAATGGTTCTCGGGTCCCTGGAGTGAG TGTTCCAAGCCATGCGGCGGTGGTGACAAGACTAGAAAGGTAATATGCATGAAGGATAATAAAGTGGTTCCGTCTAAGGATAATTGTCGTGAAGATGAGTTTATGCTCGCCAGCGACAATTGCAATGAGAAGGCGTGCGAGCAAG atCAAGTTATACCAGAAGAACGAGGGAAACCCAATGCACCAACGGATAtcgaagaagacgaagaatgTGAGGATTATGAAGACGATGAATTCATTTCTGTTAACCAGGATCTTGGCATTCAG CAGTCTAGGAACAATGACGAAATAGAGTCGTCAGGAAGTGGCTTAGAGGATATGATGATGAGCGATGATTCTAATGCACTACCCCCAATACCGGGCCCGCTCGGCGATACAACGGAGCATAATGACTACTTTGACGAAGAAGGAAGTGGTTTCGGATTCTCATCCAGTTTCACTGATGACTGGAACAGTTCTACGACCTCCAATCTTGACTATGGAACTGAAACTACCAATATGTATAGTTCACTTG AAACGTCGACTTCAGACACCAGCTTAGAATCGTACGGAACATCTGAAACAATCAATCTAGATACAAAGGCCTCCACAGAATTGGACAAAGGTGTATCAACGAAGTCAACAGAACAAACAATATCAACTAAAGCATCTGTTACGTCGAAATCGCCAG TAACCACTAAACCCGAAAATCCTCAACCAGCGGTTTTGCCCTTCGAGGTAGCGCCACCTGACGTTACCGAGCCACCAGAAACCACCGAAAAATCGACTTTGCCTGAGTCTACCACACTATCAGCCGGTATTTCAAGTTCTACAAGGGCTTCCGATTCTTCATCAACTGTAGAAACGACAGAAGCTTCTGATTCTACAGTTGTTTCTAGTTCCGATGAAACCAAACCGTCTACAACCTTAGAACCATCTGGTTCGGAAATGAGTTCGTTGTCGAGCCAAGAAGCATCAACGTCATCTGAAGCAGGCATAACAAATCGAACCGTTTCAGAAACGACTGTATCGTCTGATTTAGATACATCAGAAGAGTCTAGCACAGATGCAACAGAATCAACCAGTCCAGGAACAATGGAATCATTTGGATCAAATATAACACTGACGTCGAGTTCTGACAAAACCAGCACTGATGCAACGGTAGTGTCTAGTACAACAGATTCACTGACTCCCGGTAAAACCAGCATTGATACAACAACCGTCTCTAGCTCAGAAGCAACAGCTTCATCTGATTTAACCACAATCGGCTCGGCCGGTACGGAAACAAAAGAATCTTCTGAGTCAGGCACGATCGAATCATCTGGCACACATTCAACAATGTCAGCTGGTACAGTTTCAACAGTGTCAACCAGCTCTGAAACGTCAGTGGCATCTACTTCAGATACTACTGGAACATCTGAAACAATCAATCTAGATACAAAGGCCTCCACAGAATTGGACAAAGGTGTATCAACGAAGTCAACAGAACAAACAATATCAACTAAAGCATCTGTTACGTCGAAATCGCCAG TAACCACTAAACCCGAAAATCCTCAACCAGCGGTTTTGCCCTTCGAGGTAGCGCCACCTGACGTTACCGAGCCACCAGAAACCACCGAAAAATCGACTTTGCCTGAGTCTACCACACTATCAGCCGGTATTTCAAGTTCTACAAGGGCTTCCGATTCTTCATCAACTGTAGAAACGACAGAAGCTTCTGATTCTACAGTTGTTTCTAGTTCCGATGAAACCAAACCGTCTACAACCTTAGAACCATCTGGTTCGGAAATGAGTTCGTTGTCGAGCCAAGAAGCGTTAACGTCATCTGAAGCAGGCATAACAAATCGAACCGTTTCAGAAACGACTGTATCGTCTGATTTAGATACATCAGAAGAGTCTAGCACAAATGCAACAGAATCAACCAGTGCAGGAACAATGGAATCATTTGGATCAAATATAACACTGACGTCGAGTTCTGACAAAACCAGCACTGATGCAACGGTACTGTCTAGTGCAGGTACAACCGTGACATCTGATACAACCATAAAGGCTTCTACTAGTTCACAAATAGTAGTCTCCACCGATTCAGATACGATAAAAACATCTAGCACAGACATAACATCAGCTAGAACAATAGTATCAACCAGCTCAGAAACGTCAGTATCTGATTCAGATATAAAAGAGACGTTTGGTACAAATACAACAATGTCAGCCAGTATAATCTCAACAGCGCTAACTAGCTCAGAAACGACAGTATTATCCAGTTCAGACACTACAGAATCGTCTAGTTCAGAGTCAATGGAACCCTTGAGTTCAAGTACACCCGTATCATCTAGTTTTCAGACAACAGAGTTGTCTGGTTCGGAAACAACCGAATCGTCTATCCCAGACACGTCGCTATCATCTGGTTCAGAAACTTTAGAATCATCTACACCTGACACAAGTGTTTCACCCAGTTCCGAGGCAACACTTTCGTCAGGCTCAGGTGGAACTGTATCTGCATCATCTACTACAATGAGTCAATCCACTGAATTTGGTATAACATCGATCACCGACGGTACAGTTACCGGAAGTACTGAAACTTCCAAACAATCTACGGGAACTGTTACAACGACAGAGTCTGATGTCACAATCACGTATTCAGAAACAACAGTCTCAGGTGAAATTGACATCACAACGGAGAGTGATATTACAAGTGATACTACTGAGTCAGGTGTCACTGAAACAGATTATGATCTGGATACCACTGAGCAGTCGCACATTACTGAGATTTTCACAGTTATCGGACACAGCGATCAAACGTTACGAAGGCGACTTAAATGCAAGCCGAAAAAACCGAAGACTTGCAAAACGTCACCATTTGGCTGTTGCTATGACGGTGTTAAACCTGCTACAGGACCATTCGGACGAGGTTGTTTTATTCCCAAAACGTGCAACGAAACAAAATACGGATGTTGTCCTGACGGCGTATCTCCTGCCACCGGAAAGAATAACGAAGGCTGCCCCGATTCACACTGTAGTGATACACTCTTTGGCTGTTGCCCAGATAAAGTTACCCCGGCGGAAGGAAATGACTATGAGGGCTGCGAAATACCATGCAACGGAACAGAATTCGGCTGCTGTCTCGATGGTAAGACGGCAGCTGCCGGTGAGGATAATTTCGGCTGCTGCAATACTACCACATACGGTTGCTGTCCAAATGGAATTGAACCAGCATCTGGTCCAGACGGTGAAGGTTGTGAAGAAGGAGAAACAACCTCTACTATTACCACACCAGCGAAAGAAACTACTACCGAAATTACGAGTGAAGTCACCGATGAGCAGACCACTTATACACCTACTACCACTACCGAAATTGCTAAGAGTTGCGAAGGGTCAAAGTTTGGTTGCTGTCCCAACAACGAAACAAGTGCAACTGGCGAAAACTGTGAAGGGTGTAATATCATTAACGCCGAAAATTGTACTGCATCTGATTACAAATGTTGCCCCACGGCTTGTCAGAATAGCAAATTTGGTTGTTGTGTCGATGGATTGACGCCGGCCCATGGCCCGAACATGGAAGGCTGTTGCTTGACCACGCTCTATGGATGCTGCCCtgataatattcaaaatgCTAAAGGACCTAATCTCAATGGCTGTGGTTGTCAAAATTCAAAGTACGGATGCTGCCCTGACAATACGACAACTGCGCTTGGATCAAACAACGAAGGGTGTGGATGCGAGTACGCACCTCATGGTTGTTGCCCTGACCGTCTGAATGTCGCACATGGACCAGACTTTGAAGGATGTCCTTGCCATACTTATCAATTTGGATGCTGTCCCGATGGAATTTCTTTTGCTAAGGGACCTCTCAAACAAG GTTGTGGGTGTGAAAACACCAAATTCAACTGCTGTTCTGACGGTCTCACACCAGCCAAGGGTCCGAATTATGCCGGCTGCACTTGCGACGTATCCAAGTATGGCTGCTGCCCAGACGGTATCGAAGAAGCACAAGGAGAAAACTTCGAAGGATGTCACAGAGTCCTATTATCTCCCGCTGCTATTTGTACTTTGAACGAGGATAAGGGTCCTTGTATGAAATGGTCTGTGAAATGGTACTATAACGTTTCCAACGGAATGTGTCAAAAATTCTGGTACGGTGGCTGCGAAGGGAATGAGAATCGTTTCCACACTCAGCAGGAATGCAAAAACACCTGTGTTGAGCCCAAAGGGCGTG ATGTCTGCTTCCTGCCCAAGGTCGTTGGGCCGTGTGACGGATATTATCCAACATGGTATTATGATACTGATAGAAAACAGTGCGCCCAATTTATCTACGGAGGATGTCTTGGAAATGCCAACAAGTTCAATTCTAAAGAAGACTGTGAAGAACTTTGCGTTGTTCCTGATGATGATG ATCGTTGTGAGCAACCCAACGAACCAGGGCCATGCGAAGGTAATTTCACCAGATGGTATTTCAACGCAGAAAGCAGTAGCTGCGAAGAATTCAATTATGGTGGCTGCAGGGGTAATGAAAATAACTTCCAAACGGAAATCTCCTGCAAGCAGCAGTGTGTAATACCTAGACTTGATCGCG TACGAGATGTGTGCAACCTGGAGAAAGAGCCTGGGCCATGTCCCGGCTCTTTGCTACGCTGGTACTACGATGCTAAGCATAAATCTTGTAGGCAATTTGTTTACGGCGGTTGTAAAGGCAATGGCAATAAATTCCGAACATACGCTGCATGCGAGCAGCGCTGCCCCCATAGAG AGCAAGACTCTTGTCTACTGCCTGCAATAATCGGCGAGTGCTTTAATTACACTCAACGGTGGTATTACGACTCGACCGAAAAACACTGCAGACGATTTTACTACGGAGGTTGCGGtggaaatggaaataatttcgaaactGAACATGATTGCATACATAGATGCGAATCTTCATCTTTAATGCCCGCACCTACAGTTGATGAATTCCGAAGAG aATATTGTTTCTTGCCTGAAAACCATGGACCGTGCAGAATGGAGTCGGTTAGATGGTACTATGACAGTAGGTCTGGTATTTGCCAACAATTCTACTACGGTGGATGTCAAAGTAATGGCAACAACTTTGGAACAGTTGAAGAATGTGAAAATCGATGTGGAAATGTGCAag atcCCTGCGATCTACCAGCAATTGTTGGTCCCTGCAGAGGAAGTATTAGGCAGTATTATTACGATCGTCGTACCGACATGTGTCACGAATTTGCATTCGGCGGGTGCCAGGGTAATAAAAATAGGTTCGAGGACAAGAAGTCATGCGAGCAGAGATGCCGGAAGACAACCGATGCCACGACTCTAGTCACGCTACCTGCAACACCTCGTACCAGAGTTGATCCTGAGAGTTCATCTTGCTTTGCACCACTCGATTTTGGTCCATGCAGAGATAATATTACTGCATTCTATTACGACGCAGAAAGCCAAACTTGCCAAGCATTCCTGTACGGAGGATGCGAAGGGAATGCCAATAGGTTCCAATCATTGGAGCAGTGTGAACGCGTATGTGGAAGCTTCCGAGGACAAG ATGTCTGCAATCTTCCGTTGGACCCAGGCCCCTGCAACGGATTGTTCCCCAGATTCTTCTATGACTCAAAGACTCGTGAATGCCATTCATTTATGTATGGGGGATGTCTTGGCAATGGTAACAGGTTCACGTTCCAATATGAGTGCGAGTCTGTTTGTGTACATCGTGAAGAACCTCCAGCGCCTGGAAACAGAACCACGTATGATAATACAG CTATCTGCCTTGAGCCTGTAAATAGTGGATATTATGGCGGGTCAGGTCACTACAAGCGTTTCTACTACGACGATGAGCGCCTAGATTGTATAGCATTCATTTATCAAGGTTCAGGAGGAAATCTTAACAGATTCAAGAGCCGTGAATCTTGCCTTAAGACTTGCTCGA AAACAAACGAAGTGGGCCCAGAATTTAAATATCCTGAAGACTCGTGCATAAACGCACAAAAAGAGTGCAATGAGATTCGTTGCCAGTACGGAATGGTGGCACGCGTTGATGAACAAAATTGCGAACGATGTAGCTGCGTGGATCCGTGTCTCCCAGTAAAATGTCAAGAAGGATCGAAATGTGTAATAACTTCAGTTCTTCGAGGGGAATCAGCCGTGTATCAAGGCACTTGCGAGAGCC TCCCAACTGTGACGAAACCAGGAATGTGTCCAGCAGTAGTGAACGGTGCAAGTTGCCAGGAAGAATGTGACTCGGACGCTCAGTGTCCTGAAGATTTAAAGTGTTGTCCGAGCAGTTGTGGTTCGTCTTGTTTGAAGCCAGCTGCTGCGGTGCAGCCAGTACCAGTTCAACCGGTACCGACGGAGCCTCTACCGACGCCTCCTCCAGTGCCAGCAGTCACTACTATACCAAATTCGCAGTTAGTACCCGCTGTCATCGAACAACCAAAAGAACCCAAACTTCGCGCCGAACAGGGTAGCTACGTTATCATGAAATGTGTTGCCATTGGAAATCCACGCCCGGTTATCTCATGGCGAAGGGGTGTGACATTG ATTGACAACTCAATGGGTAGACACAGTATAAATGATGACGGTTCCCTCCAAATTGTTGGACTCTATTCAGCAGATGCAGGAATTTACACTTGCACAGCCCACAATCGTCTGGCCGCGCCAGTCAGAATACAGTACGAACTAGACATCACTG TTCCAGTGAAAGTGAACGTTACGGCAGAGGATGGCCAATTCCCAGTGGGTAGTGACTTCAGCATACTCTGTAACGTTTATGGGTACCCAATTCCAACTGTACAGTGGTACAAAGATGATAGACTCATCCAAACAACCGAAAAAATCAAGATTGTTG AAGCGAACAGACTGAGCATTTCGTACGCCCAAAAGAATGATTCTGGAAAATACCGATGCGAAGCCGCTAATCAGTACTCTAGTGATTCGGATTCTGTAGACATTGTGGTATCTG GGATCTACATTCACCCAACTTGTCAGGATAATTTGTTCTTAGCAAATTGTGGTCTGATAGTCAAAGGAAAATTCTGTCATCATCCATGGTACGCCCGATTTTGCTGTCGATCGTGCACAGAAGCTGGCCAACTACCTCCAAGAGGACCACATCTTAATGAAACTAGTAGAAAGAGAAGATCCATTCTTTCTACCCCCTAA